The Elaeis guineensis isolate ETL-2024a chromosome 5, EG11, whole genome shotgun sequence DNA segment ATGATAGCCAACATTAGATTAGAGATATTCTTCTACATTGGAGATCCAATACCAAATTCCATTCAATTTTGAGCAGTATTAATTATAACTACTACTGATGATACTACTGATGACAACAATAAGAATAACAACAACGACAACAATAACATCATGTGCAGAGAATGTTTTGACGACGACAACAGAGATGGCAATTACAATGGAAGGATGGAAAAAGAAACCTCAACCTTTCTCATAAAATTTGCGAAGATTACCTGGGAGGAACACTCAATCATCACCTGTAGGAAAAAGAGTGAGCTCCCTCCTTCCGCCTCCCCTCTCCCCCGACTCCAATTCCTCCCCATAAGAAGCAGCCGACGGGTGGAAACCCATCCCCATCCCCATTCCCATCTGATGCATCCCCATCGGCGGTGCCGAGGCCTGCGACAGGAAGCGGTGATCGAACCCCCCACCACCACCGACGCCACCGCTCACCGCCGGCCCAAAATGCCCCATCTGCCTCTGATAGTAGTACTGCTGCCCGATCTGGTGCTGATGGTGCGGGTGGTGAAGGGGGTTCACAGGGACGAGCGGCACGAAGGGCGGCTCCGGCCCACGGGGGCTGAGGAAGTGGTGGGGTACGGGGGCGCTGGCGAAGAGCTGGTGGTCGGCCGCCGAGATGTGGCCGCCTCCGGTAAGGGCGGCGGCGGCGCTGTGGCCGGCGGCGGAGGCGGATGAGGAGGTCTGCTGCATGCGCTTGAGGTAGAGGCGGTACTTCTGGAGGTGGCTGGCGACGTTCTCCCGGGTGAGTCCCTCGACGCCCATCAGCTGCATGATGGTCTTGGGGACGGCGTTCTTGATCCCCAGGTGGGCCACCGCATCCACGAACCGTTTGTGGAGCTGCGGCGTCCACACCAGCCGCGGCCGCTTCAGCGTCCGCGCCGCCGACCCCTCGTCGCCGGCGATGGCGGCGCCCCCGCCGGATTCATGGTCGGGTAGGGGGGCGGGGCGGTTGGGGGACGGGAGGTCGAAGGCGAGGGCGAGGTCGGGGGTGATGAGGGTTTGCGAGAGGGGCATCAGCTCTTCAGGCTTGGGCAGCTGATCCTCCCAGCTGGCGAACCAGTTGTTACTGCTGTTGGTAGTATTGACGTTGGACGACTCCTCCTCCGATTCTTCTCTCATCCCTCCTCCTACTATTCTTGATCTCTCTACCAtttcttctccctctttctttcttattttttcgtTATTTTTTGGGAAAGATTTCTAGGAGTCACAGGGAAAGGAAGATATCAGATGTGGGAAGCGAAAGGTTGATGGGATTGGGAAGGAAAATGGTGGTGGGGAAGAGACTTCgagctggatttttttttttttgtttttgttcgtTTGTTTTGgcttcttcccctctctctctctcttgatttaTTAAGTGAGCTTTTTTTGGTACATCTCTCTTGATTTATTAAGTGAGGTTTTTTTTGGTTAATCGGGATTTGCAATTATTACGCTGGCGTTATGGCCATGCTTTTATCTCGCCCGGAGTTGGTTGGATTTGGACATGGGAAGCAGGGCTGGGGACTTGGAAGGGGCGATGCTGCCTCCTTGGCACGTGCAGAGAGATTCGCTGATATATATGGGAATCGAGTGCTAGGCCAAGGTGATGACGTTTAGCTGCATTTATAGAGTTTTggttttatttaatttttcttttcttttttatgtaaCTGCCCTTGGTGAAGGTTATCCATCTGTCCTACTTTCCAGTGTTTAAACATGTTTGACAAAATCCAGAGAGCTAGTTGTTAAAAAGTTTATTAAATTATAGTAATGTGTCTGCAATTCAAATAAATGCAGAAACACAATTTAATTTTTCTACTTATGATAAAGGAGTTACAAATAGTACCATTTTGTTTATTGATTGTTAgctctatgaagagagagaaaaaggaaatgtATTACAAAACCCTTATATTTAATACTCCTATGAGAGAAACGAGTAAAGCTTATCAAATGAGCAGTGGGTCCTCTGTAATCCTCACAATTTCGATGCACAATAAATTTTGATCGTGAAAAAAGGAACCAAGGCAAAATTCCCATTCAAACTAAGCCACTCATTGTCTCATTAGGCATAGACTAAGTGAAGTTTAGAATATTGTAACTCTAGTATTATGCTACATATCTTAACTATGTGTATAGATTTAAAGCTATAGAAGAATCCATACTTATGTCTATGAACAACCTCAGTGTGGGTGCTGTGATGGAAAGAAAGATCAGGCGTGCCAAGTTAGTGTCCTAAATCTATCGTgaatatcttctaatgaattgtTTTTTTTTGAGAAGTTTCTTGGGATTGAATGTTTGTCGCAGTCCAAGAAAGAAAAACTCGTTGGTGCTGATTGATTTACCAGCGCAAGAGtataacataaaaatatttaatctttctcGCTCAGATTTATGACTTTATATTAATTATTCGACATAATATCTATTATATATTGAGACTGTATCCCTGAGAGTGCATGGCACTTCATGCATCTAAGGTATGATGTGTGATGAACATAGGCATTTGCACAGTTATCTAGATAAATGTGGCACAAAGCCCACAGAAAAATAAACCCTAAGCATAATTAGTAGATTGACGTGTTTGGTTGAAAGCAAAGAGAACAAAACCTAGCACATGACAAAGATTTTTATGTTTCTATTAGAAATGTGTTCCTTTCTGCTGCCAAACTTATGAACGCTCAACACCAAATTCTGGCACAACCATGGTGTTTTCTTGCACAGCTTGTCATCCATGGTGTTCTTGTGAAACCATCCTGGTGATTCACCTTAATTTTCTATGACCTCAGGGAAACAACATATCAAATCATGAAGCATGGATGTCAATGGATGTGATATTGGAGGGACATCATTAGCAAAGGGATCATAATTGAGTTGACTAAACTGTGGCAGGGAAGGGCTGACTGGCTATCCAGTCAACTAGCTGAGGCTTGTGttggatttttttattattaacttGGAGAGTAGAAAGCGATCGAGCATTACTTCAGGGGGCAAGTTGTCTGAAGATTCCAAGCAATTGATGTGGAGTCAGTTGATGCTCCAAATTACCAGCTTGTGAGGGCTTTTACAAACTGAAATTCTTGAGTGGCGACGCCGTATCTCAAGGCAACAATGGAGGATCCTACTTTAGATTCCTTGGCTCATAGATTTACCAATGTAGCACGTAATGGTGAGGACACATGTTCAAGATAAATAGTGGCATCCATCTTATTAGTTAAGAGGAGTCACTTATAAATATCTAATTGTAATTTGAATCCTTTGAAAGCAGGATACAATATTACAAGAACATAGAATGAGTCATAAGAGAAAGCATCAGAAATTCCTCATCaggttcctctttctttttctagaaaaaaataggcaaaaaaaaaaacctaaaggaattttaATGAGTAGGACTACAAAaacagaaagaagagaaaaagaaaataatgaaaGCTACAATACTAGTACACCTTTGACTCATTCATCTAAAAGTAAGTCTCGTAGCTCTAAAATCCCCAGGTCTCTTATCAGAAGTGTTGcatcaataataaaattagatgccTAAAAGTCTGATTTTCATCTCTAGCTTGATTCGAGCTTGTCTAGAAATATTGCATAGGATGTTCTATATTTTTAGTCTCACTTAGTTGCACTTAGAAAATCATTGCTttga contains these protein-coding regions:
- the LOC105035734 gene encoding transcription factor MYBC1, giving the protein MVERSRIVGGGMREESEEESSNVNTTNSSNNWFASWEDQLPKPEELMPLSQTLITPDLALAFDLPSPNRPAPLPDHESGGGAAIAGDEGSAARTLKRPRLVWTPQLHKRFVDAVAHLGIKNAVPKTIMQLMGVEGLTRENVASHLQKYRLYLKRMQQTSSSASAAGHSAAAALTGGGHISAADHQLFASAPVPHHFLSPRGPEPPFVPLVPVNPLHHPHHQHQIGQQYYYQRQMGHFGPAVSGGVGGGGGFDHRFLSQASAPPMGMHQMGMGMGMGFHPSAASYGEELESGERGGGRRELTLFPTGDD